One stretch of Qipengyuania gelatinilytica DNA includes these proteins:
- a CDS encoding nucleotidyltransferase family protein, whose amino-acid sequence MSKLVSDTAMLMAAGLGKRMRPLTATMPKPMVRVAGKPLIDRALDRVEDAGIEKAVVNVHYLAESIEAHLKPRKMPSVTFSDEREELLETGGGMTKAVGAGLLPDPFFACNADSIWLDGPRNAFADLSAAWDPDKMDALLLVVTHARARNFDGTGDFYMNGAGRLSRKKPDRIAPFIYTGIQLVSHRLLRDAPDGKFSTNILWDRAIEEDRLFGVAFTGMWYEVGTPQHIKPTEEALTGG is encoded by the coding sequence GTGAGCAAACTCGTTTCGGATACCGCCATGCTGATGGCGGCAGGCCTCGGCAAACGCATGCGACCGCTCACCGCGACCATGCCCAAGCCGATGGTGCGTGTGGCAGGCAAGCCGCTGATCGACCGCGCCCTCGATCGGGTCGAGGATGCCGGCATCGAAAAGGCAGTGGTCAATGTCCACTACCTTGCCGAGAGCATCGAAGCGCACTTGAAGCCGCGCAAGATGCCCTCCGTCACCTTCTCCGACGAGCGCGAGGAACTGCTGGAAACCGGCGGCGGCATGACCAAGGCGGTGGGAGCAGGGCTGCTTCCCGATCCGTTCTTCGCCTGCAATGCCGACAGCATCTGGCTCGACGGGCCGCGCAATGCCTTTGCCGACCTGTCGGCTGCCTGGGATCCTGACAAAATGGATGCGCTGCTGCTGGTCGTGACGCACGCCCGCGCGCGGAATTTTGACGGGACGGGCGATTTCTACATGAATGGTGCAGGGCGGCTGTCGCGCAAGAAGCCCGACCGGATCGCGCCCTTTATCTACACCGGCATCCAGCTGGTGTCGCACCGGTTGCTGCGCGATGCGCCCGACGGGAAATTCTCCACCAACATCCTGTGGGATCGCGCGATCGAGGAGGATCGCCTGTTCGGCGTCGCCTTTACCGGCATGTGGTACGAGGTCGGCACGCCGCAACATATCAAGCCGACCGAGGAGGCGTTGACGGGTGGCTGA
- a CDS encoding aminoglycoside phosphotransferase family protein gives MSALPDGIHDFLGDTEWEGAEIAPLVGDASFRRYFRLRMGGHTAMLMHAPPPHEDPAPFLHVAHWLEEQGMRGPAILLEDAANGWVLTEDFGDQRMKEWIDDHPGDEHDTYAQAIDALVQLHQLPPGPFEPYDMAVYQREAALFTEWYCPAAGLSVDEAGWTAAWEEALSPMLPRQNPGVTVLRDYHAENIMLLEPGKLAGEQGLIDFQDALVGHPAYDLVSLLQDARRDVSEQLEHDMLCRYRAAADPGEHFEADYARLGAQRNAKIVGIFTRLYKRDGKPRYLGMIPRVWKAMERDLAHEAMAPVAAWFDANIPQDLRDAHGGEIA, from the coding sequence ATGAGCGCACTACCCGACGGCATTCACGATTTTCTTGGCGACACCGAATGGGAAGGCGCGGAAATCGCGCCGCTGGTGGGCGATGCGAGCTTCCGCCGCTATTTTCGTCTCAGGATGGGTGGCCACACGGCAATGCTGATGCATGCACCGCCGCCGCATGAAGATCCCGCACCCTTCCTTCACGTGGCCCATTGGCTGGAAGAACAGGGCATGCGCGGCCCTGCGATCCTGCTGGAAGACGCGGCGAATGGCTGGGTGCTGACCGAGGATTTCGGCGACCAGCGGATGAAGGAATGGATCGACGACCATCCGGGCGACGAACACGATACCTACGCGCAGGCGATCGACGCGCTTGTGCAGCTCCACCAGCTGCCGCCGGGCCCGTTCGAACCCTATGATATGGCGGTCTACCAGCGCGAAGCGGCGTTGTTCACCGAATGGTATTGTCCTGCCGCCGGCCTGTCGGTCGATGAAGCAGGCTGGACCGCCGCATGGGAAGAGGCGCTTTCTCCCATGCTCCCGCGCCAGAACCCGGGCGTGACCGTTCTGCGTGATTATCATGCGGAAAACATCATGCTGCTCGAACCGGGCAAGCTGGCAGGCGAGCAGGGGCTGATCGATTTCCAGGACGCACTGGTCGGCCATCCTGCCTATGACCTTGTGAGCCTGCTGCAGGACGCGCGCCGCGATGTGTCGGAGCAGCTCGAGCACGACATGCTGTGCCGCTATCGCGCCGCCGCCGATCCCGGCGAGCATTTCGAGGCGGACTATGCGCGGCTCGGTGCGCAGCGAAATGCCAAGATCGTCGGCATCTTCACGCGCCTCTACAAGCGCGACGGCAAGCCCCGCTATCTCGGCATGATTCCGCGCGTCTGGAAGGCGATGGAGCGCGACCTTGCTCACGAGGCGATGGCGCCGGTTGCCGCCTGGTTCGATGCCAATATCCCGCAGGACCTGCGCGATGCCCACGGCGGAGAGATCGCGTGA
- the tsaE gene encoding tRNA (adenosine(37)-N6)-threonylcarbamoyltransferase complex ATPase subunit type 1 TsaE encodes MTRDLPDLDAMEAFGALIAERLQPGDVVALTGGLGAGKTTLVRAIIRALGHEGEVPSPTFTIIETYDHLRVPLVHADFYRLEDPSEAMEIGLDDYREGAALLAEWPDHAGGFEHEPGCLAITLETVGDGRRAIVKPGEAWQSRIP; translated from the coding sequence GTGACCCGCGACCTTCCCGATCTCGATGCGATGGAAGCCTTCGGTGCACTGATTGCGGAGCGGTTGCAGCCGGGCGACGTCGTGGCGCTCACCGGCGGGCTGGGCGCCGGCAAGACGACGCTTGTGCGCGCCATCATCAGGGCACTAGGCCACGAGGGTGAAGTGCCCTCGCCCACCTTCACGATCATCGAGACCTACGACCACCTGCGCGTGCCGCTGGTGCATGCCGATTTCTACCGGCTGGAGGACCCGTCCGAAGCGATGGAAATCGGGCTCGACGATTATCGCGAGGGTGCGGCGCTGCTGGCCGAGTGGCCCGATCATGCGGGCGGCTTCGAGCATGAGCCGGGTTGCCTTGCAATTACGCTCGAAACGGTGGGCGATGGACGAAGGGCCATTGTGAAGCCGGGCGAGGCTTGGCAAAGCCGCATCCCATGA
- a CDS encoding sensor histidine kinase codes for MEISPVLLPIIGLMLALWTVTAMWLMIKASRDSQASAAHKKVARRLSRMVEEGPAIPLLVRVDGRIEAPDRFARWIGLDKVPEYLSELAGTDDRGLSEEQVEELSTLVRRTQKSAKPFKLALRPPGSRKSLALRGALADPAVSPSGAALIWVFDFTETDDELARLGEEAARARDDFGALVGLIEAAPMPMWFRGADMQLRLVNKAYVEAVGAKSADQVVAEQIELVEKVGGRSAAQVAQQSADRRQPIERILSATINNARRTIRVTDLPLVGEGIAGYAVDIEEMEEQAREFRAFREAQRSMLDQLSIGVAQFDAQHRMTFANQPFHRVFSLPPGVVNERTTFEQMLMVARENGRIPEVRDFPAWRKELGEWFQMDEPEEVAWPLPDSTHLRLVAQPLPDGGLVLIAEDQTEQLALSATRDTLLRTRTATFDSLFEALAVFAPDGHLELWNRGFPVAWGLEGEELDGHPQAEQLLEAISKQLADPKQISEIGQTIRSATLDRKNRRGRIALADGRTLDYAGVPLPDGNGLITVLDVTASQQAEEALRERNRALEEADAVMTRFLANMSYEFRTPLTSIGGFAELLSQGIAGDLSPQAKEYVQAITMSVGKLTAQVENVLDLSQSEAGLMPLRKSKLEMIPFIEQIVRKREDRIVEGGLTLDVKGNASNVIEADRQQLQRAIGHLLDNAIANTPRGGRILIDIAKRRGQNRIVISDNGQGMSQHELARALEGIRMSADGKGIERRQGLGIPLARQLVEAHGGALDIQSRKNAGTTATITLP; via the coding sequence ATGGAAATTTCGCCCGTCCTCCTTCCTATCATCGGACTGATGCTGGCGCTGTGGACCGTCACGGCGATGTGGCTGATGATAAAGGCCAGCCGGGACAGCCAGGCGTCCGCGGCGCACAAGAAGGTTGCCCGCCGCCTCTCACGCATGGTCGAGGAAGGCCCCGCCATCCCGTTGCTGGTGCGCGTGGACGGAAGGATCGAGGCGCCCGACCGCTTTGCCCGCTGGATCGGGCTGGACAAGGTCCCCGAATATCTGAGCGAACTGGCCGGCACGGACGACAGGGGCCTGTCCGAAGAGCAGGTCGAAGAACTCTCAACGCTGGTCAGGCGCACGCAGAAAAGCGCCAAGCCCTTCAAGCTGGCCCTGCGGCCGCCGGGTTCGCGCAAGTCGCTTGCCCTGCGCGGCGCGCTGGCCGATCCGGCAGTCTCGCCCAGCGGCGCGGCGCTGATCTGGGTCTTCGATTTCACCGAAACCGATGACGAACTCGCCCGCCTTGGCGAGGAAGCAGCGCGTGCGCGTGACGATTTCGGCGCACTGGTCGGCCTGATCGAGGCTGCGCCGATGCCCATGTGGTTCCGCGGTGCCGACATGCAGCTACGGTTGGTCAACAAGGCCTATGTCGAGGCAGTCGGCGCGAAGAGCGCGGATCAGGTCGTCGCCGAACAGATCGAGCTTGTCGAAAAGGTCGGCGGGCGCAGTGCGGCGCAGGTCGCGCAGCAATCGGCAGATCGCCGCCAGCCGATCGAGCGTATTCTCTCGGCCACGATCAACAACGCCCGGCGCACGATCCGCGTCACCGACCTGCCTCTGGTGGGTGAGGGTATCGCCGGCTACGCGGTCGATATCGAGGAAATGGAAGAGCAGGCGCGCGAATTCCGCGCCTTTCGCGAAGCGCAGCGCTCTATGCTCGACCAGCTTTCGATCGGCGTGGCCCAGTTCGATGCGCAGCACCGGATGACCTTTGCGAACCAGCCGTTCCACCGCGTCTTTTCGCTGCCGCCGGGTGTGGTCAACGAGCGCACGACCTTCGAGCAGATGCTGATGGTTGCGCGCGAAAACGGCCGCATTCCCGAAGTCCGCGACTTCCCTGCCTGGCGCAAGGAGCTGGGCGAATGGTTCCAGATGGACGAGCCCGAGGAAGTCGCCTGGCCGCTGCCCGACAGCACGCATTTGCGCCTCGTCGCGCAGCCGCTCCCCGATGGCGGTCTCGTCCTGATCGCGGAGGACCAGACCGAACAGCTGGCCCTTTCGGCCACGCGAGACACGCTGCTGCGTACGCGTACCGCGACCTTCGACAGCCTGTTCGAAGCGCTCGCGGTTTTTGCGCCGGACGGGCACCTCGAACTGTGGAACCGCGGCTTTCCAGTCGCCTGGGGACTCGAGGGCGAGGAACTGGACGGGCATCCGCAGGCCGAACAGCTGCTCGAGGCGATCTCGAAACAGCTCGCCGACCCGAAACAGATATCCGAAATCGGTCAGACGATCCGCTCCGCCACGCTCGACCGCAAGAACCGTCGTGGCCGCATCGCGCTCGCCGACGGCCGCACGCTCGACTATGCAGGCGTTCCGCTGCCCGATGGCAACGGCCTGATCACCGTACTTGACGTTACGGCGTCGCAGCAGGCGGAAGAGGCGCTTCGCGAACGCAACCGCGCGCTGGAAGAGGCAGACGCGGTGATGACCCGCTTCCTCGCCAACATGTCTTACGAATTTCGCACACCTCTGACGTCCATTGGTGGATTTGCCGAACTGCTCTCGCAAGGCATCGCCGGCGACCTCTCTCCGCAGGCAAAGGAGTATGTGCAGGCCATCACCATGTCGGTGGGCAAGCTTACCGCGCAGGTTGAGAACGTCCTCGATCTCTCGCAGTCAGAGGCGGGCCTGATGCCGCTGCGCAAGTCGAAACTGGAGATGATCCCCTTCATCGAACAGATCGTCCGCAAGCGCGAGGATCGCATCGTCGAAGGCGGGCTCACGCTCGATGTGAAAGGCAATGCCAGCAATGTTATCGAGGCCGACCGCCAGCAATTGCAGCGCGCGATCGGTCACCTCCTCGACAATGCCATCGCCAATACGCCGCGCGGCGGACGCATCCTGATCGATATCGCCAAACGCCGCGGCCAGAACCGCATCGTCATCTCGGATAATGGGCAGGGCATGAGCCAGCACGAACTTGCCCGCGCTCTTGAAGGCATCCGCATGAGCGCGGACGGCAAGGGGATCGAACGGCGCCAGGGCCTTGGCATCCCGCTCGCGCGGCAGCTGGTCGAAGCACATGGCGGGGCGCTCGACATCCAGAGCCGGAAGAATGCCGGGACAACGGCAACGATTACCCTGCCGTGA
- the ahcY gene encoding adenosylhomocysteinase, whose translation MPVTEFSDYVIKDIALADYGREEIRIAETEMPGLMATREEYGDAQPLKGARITGSLHMTIQTAVLIETLTALGAEVRWATCNIFSTQDHAAAAMAANNIPVFAVKGESLAEYWDYVGRIFDWSSDEDPDCTANLILDDGGDATMFALWGARIEAGEEMPEPQNAEEIEMQRALKEFVAKKPGYLTKSVKAIKGVSEETTTGVHRLYHLAKQGKLPFPAINVNDSVTKSKFDNLYGCRESLVDAIRRATDVMLSGKVACVAGYGDVGKGSAQSLRNGGARVLVTEIDPICALQAAMEGFEVVTMEDAVKRADIFVTTTGNEDVITAEHMKAMKPMSIVCNIGHFDSEIQISALDNYEWTELKPGTDLVKFPDGKEIIVLAKGRLVNLACATGHPSFVMSCSFTNQVLAQIELWENTDGYENDVYVLPKQLDEKVAALHLDKLGVKLTKLSKEQADYIGVPVEGPFKPEHYRY comes from the coding sequence CTGCCCGTGACCGAATTCTCCGATTACGTCATCAAGGACATTGCGCTGGCCGATTACGGCCGCGAGGAAATCCGTATCGCGGAGACCGAAATGCCCGGCCTGATGGCCACGCGCGAGGAATATGGCGATGCCCAGCCGCTCAAGGGCGCGCGCATTACCGGCTCGCTGCACATGACCATCCAGACCGCGGTCCTGATCGAAACGCTGACCGCTCTGGGTGCCGAAGTGCGCTGGGCGACCTGCAACATCTTCTCCACTCAGGATCACGCCGCTGCTGCCATGGCTGCCAACAACATTCCCGTTTTCGCGGTGAAGGGCGAAAGCCTCGCCGAATACTGGGATTATGTCGGTCGGATCTTCGACTGGTCCAGCGACGAAGACCCCGATTGCACCGCCAACCTCATCCTCGACGATGGCGGCGATGCGACCATGTTCGCCCTGTGGGGTGCGCGCATCGAGGCAGGCGAGGAAATGCCCGAGCCGCAGAACGCCGAAGAAATCGAGATGCAGCGCGCGCTGAAGGAATTCGTCGCGAAGAAGCCGGGCTACCTCACCAAGTCGGTGAAGGCGATCAAGGGCGTGTCGGAAGAAACCACCACCGGTGTCCACCGCCTCTACCACCTCGCCAAACAGGGCAAGCTGCCGTTCCCCGCGATCAACGTGAACGACAGCGTGACCAAGTCGAAATTCGACAACCTCTATGGCTGCCGCGAGTCACTGGTCGACGCGATCCGCCGTGCGACCGACGTGATGCTTTCGGGTAAGGTTGCCTGCGTTGCCGGCTATGGCGATGTCGGCAAGGGGTCGGCCCAGTCGCTGCGCAATGGCGGCGCCCGCGTGCTCGTGACGGAAATCGACCCGATCTGCGCGCTGCAGGCGGCGATGGAAGGCTTTGAGGTCGTGACGATGGAAGATGCGGTAAAGCGCGCCGACATCTTCGTCACCACCACCGGCAATGAAGACGTCATCACTGCCGAACACATGAAGGCGATGAAGCCGATGAGCATCGTGTGCAACATCGGCCACTTCGACAGCGAAATCCAGATTTCCGCGCTCGACAATTACGAGTGGACCGAACTCAAGCCGGGTACCGACCTCGTGAAGTTCCCCGATGGCAAGGAAATCATCGTGCTGGCCAAGGGGCGTCTCGTGAACCTCGCCTGTGCCACCGGCCATCCCAGCTTCGTGATGAGCTGCTCCTTCACCAACCAGGTGCTGGCGCAAATCGAGCTCTGGGAAAACACCGATGGCTACGAGAACGACGTCTACGTCCTGCCCAAGCAGCTCGACGAAAAGGTCGCCGCGCTCCACCTCGACAAGCTGGGCGTCAAGCTGACCAAGCTGAGCAAGGAACAGGCCGACTATATCGGCGTGCCGGTCGAAGGTCCGTTCAAGCCGGAACACTACCGCTACTAA
- a CDS encoding S-adenosyl-L-homocysteine hydrolase produces the protein MHFKKTMAAAATAAALLMTPTTASAASQDEQVRKLDIMLMVTSLRCRMGSDDFQPQYRKFSANHITALNQAARRLESGLVARHGKKGAKRALDRISVGMANQYGQGHPWLGCAELKEITEDLSKTKDPAVLTQAADELLGPAPRSGGRWARR, from the coding sequence ATGCATTTCAAGAAAACCATGGCAGCCGCCGCGACGGCCGCTGCTCTTCTCATGACGCCGACAACTGCCAGCGCTGCGAGCCAGGACGAACAGGTCCGCAAGCTCGACATTATGCTGATGGTCACCTCGCTTCGCTGCCGCATGGGGTCGGACGACTTCCAGCCGCAGTATCGCAAGTTCTCGGCCAATCACATCACGGCGCTCAACCAGGCTGCTCGTCGTCTCGAGAGCGGCCTTGTCGCGCGCCACGGCAAGAAGGGCGCCAAGCGCGCTCTCGATCGGATCAGCGTTGGCATGGCCAACCAGTACGGCCAGGGTCACCCGTGGCTCGGCTGTGCAGAGCTGAAGGAAATTACCGAGGACCTTTCGAAAACGAAGGATCCGGCAGTGCTTACCCAGGCAGCCGACGAGTTGCTTGGACCGGCACCGCGCAGCGGGGGTCGCTGGGCGCGGCGCTAA
- a CDS encoding peroxiredoxin, with amino-acid sequence MTIAVGDRLPDVKLVKATAEGPEQVQSSDYFKGKTVALFCVPGAFTPTCSAKHLPGYVEKADELKAKGVDEIVATAVNDAFVLGAWNQAAGSQDITMLADGNGEFAQATGLDADFSGFGMGQRAQRYSMLVEDGVVKQLNVEAPGDFSVSSAEHMLGQM; translated from the coding sequence ATGACAATTGCCGTAGGCGACCGCCTTCCCGACGTAAAACTGGTCAAGGCTACCGCCGAAGGCCCCGAGCAGGTCCAGTCTTCGGACTATTTCAAGGGCAAGACCGTTGCGCTTTTCTGCGTACCGGGGGCTTTCACCCCGACCTGCTCTGCGAAACACCTGCCCGGCTATGTCGAAAAGGCCGATGAATTGAAGGCCAAGGGCGTCGACGAGATCGTCGCGACCGCCGTCAACGATGCCTTCGTGCTCGGTGCGTGGAACCAGGCAGCCGGCAGCCAGGACATCACCATGCTGGCCGACGGCAATGGCGAATTCGCGCAGGCCACCGGCCTCGATGCCGATTTCTCCGGCTTCGGCATGGGCCAGCGCGCCCAGCGCTACTCGATGCTGGTCGAAGACGGCGTGGTGAAGCAGCTCAATGTCGAAGCGCCGGGCGATTTCTCGGTCTCGAGTGCGGAGCACATGCTCGGCCAGATGTAA